A stretch of the Streptomyces ortus genome encodes the following:
- the pyrR gene encoding bifunctional pyr operon transcriptional regulator/uracil phosphoribosyltransferase PyrR, whose product MDTEQQKQQYATDARPVLEAPDIARVLTRIAHEIVERAKGAEDVVLLGIPTRGVHLARRLAVKLQEITDRRIPVGSLDITMYRDDLRMHPPRALARTDIPSDGIDGRLVVLVDDVLFSGRTIRAALDALNDIGRPRAVQLAVLVDRGHRELPIRADYVGKNLPTSLREAVKVQLAEEDGRDTVLLGVKQTPQGGQP is encoded by the coding sequence ATGGACACCGAACAGCAGAAGCAGCAGTACGCGACCGATGCGCGGCCCGTTCTCGAGGCGCCCGACATCGCGCGGGTCCTGACCCGCATCGCCCACGAGATCGTCGAGCGCGCCAAGGGTGCCGAGGACGTGGTGCTCCTGGGCATTCCGACCCGGGGCGTCCACCTGGCCCGGCGGCTCGCCGTCAAGCTCCAGGAGATCACCGACCGCCGGATCCCGGTCGGCTCCCTCGACATCACCATGTACCGCGACGACCTGCGCATGCACCCGCCGCGAGCGCTGGCCCGCACCGACATCCCCAGTGACGGCATCGACGGCAGACTGGTCGTCCTCGTCGACGACGTGCTCTTCTCCGGCCGCACCATCCGCGCCGCCCTCGACGCGCTGAACGACATCGGCCGTCCGCGCGCCGTGCAGCTCGCGGTCCTCGTCGACCGCGGCCACCGCGAACTCCCGATCCGCGCCGACTACGTCGGCAAGAACCTCCCCACGTCGCTGCGGGAGGCGGTCAAGGTCCAGCTCGCCGAAGAGGACGGCCGGGACACCGTGCTGCTCGGTGTGAAGCAGACCCCTCAGGGCGGACAGCCGTAG
- the carA gene encoding glutamine-hydrolyzing carbamoyl-phosphate synthase small subunit yields the protein MTTSDQGTASQRQQAAPAVLVLEDGRIFRGRAYGAVGVTFGEAVFSTGMTGYQETLTDPSYHRQVVVMTSPHIGNTGINDEDMESRKIWVSGYVVRDPARVPSNWRSTRSLDVELAAQGVVGISGVDTRALTRHLRERGAMRVGIFSGSALPDEDTMLTEVRQAPEMKGASLYEEVATQEAYVVPAVGEKKFTVAAVDLGIKGMTPHRMAERGIEVHVLPATATVEEIYAVAPDGVFFSNGPGDPEQAEHPVALMRAVLERRTPLFGICFGNQILGRALGFGTYKLKYGHRGINQPVQDRTTGKVEVTAHNHGFAVDAPLDQVSETPYGRAEVSHVCLNDQVVEGLQLLDQPAFSVQYHPEAAAGPHDAAYLFDRFTSLMNTASTNTAQMEGQRA from the coding sequence ATGACCACCTCCGACCAGGGAACCGCCTCGCAGCGGCAGCAGGCGGCTCCCGCCGTACTCGTTCTGGAGGACGGCCGGATCTTCCGCGGCCGTGCCTACGGGGCCGTGGGGGTGACCTTCGGCGAAGCGGTGTTCTCCACCGGCATGACCGGCTACCAGGAGACCCTCACCGACCCGTCGTACCACCGCCAGGTCGTCGTGATGACCTCCCCGCACATCGGCAACACCGGCATCAACGACGAGGACATGGAGTCCCGGAAGATCTGGGTCTCCGGCTACGTCGTACGCGACCCCGCGCGCGTGCCCTCCAACTGGCGCTCCACGCGCTCGCTGGACGTGGAGCTCGCCGCACAGGGCGTCGTGGGCATCAGCGGTGTCGACACCCGCGCACTCACCCGCCATCTGCGCGAGCGCGGCGCCATGCGCGTCGGCATCTTCTCCGGCAGCGCCCTGCCGGACGAGGACACCATGCTGACCGAGGTGCGCCAGGCCCCCGAGATGAAGGGCGCCAGCCTCTACGAGGAGGTGGCCACCCAGGAGGCGTACGTCGTCCCGGCCGTCGGGGAGAAGAAGTTCACCGTCGCCGCCGTGGACCTCGGCATCAAGGGCATGACCCCGCACCGGATGGCCGAGCGCGGCATCGAGGTGCACGTGCTGCCCGCCACCGCGACCGTCGAGGAGATCTACGCGGTCGCCCCCGACGGCGTGTTCTTCTCGAACGGCCCCGGCGACCCGGAGCAGGCCGAGCACCCGGTCGCCCTGATGCGGGCGGTACTGGAGCGCAGAACGCCGTTGTTCGGCATCTGCTTCGGCAACCAGATCCTCGGCCGCGCCCTCGGCTTCGGCACGTACAAGCTGAAGTACGGGCACCGGGGCATCAACCAGCCCGTGCAGGACCGGACGACCGGCAAGGTCGAGGTCACCGCGCACAACCACGGCTTCGCCGTCGACGCGCCGCTCGACCAGGTCTCCGAGACCCCCTACGGGCGGGCCGAGGTCAGCCACGTCTGCCTGAACGACCAGGTCGTCGAGGGGCTCCAGCTGCTCGACCAGCCCGCGTTCAGCGTGCAGTACCACCCCGAGGCCGCCGCGGGTCCGCACGACGCCGCCTACCTGTTCGACCGCTTCACGTCTTTGATGAACACAGCTTCGACGAACACAGCCCAGATGGAGGGCCAGCGTGCCTAA
- a CDS encoding dihydroorotase: MTKILIRGAKVLGGEPQDVLIDGETIAEVGTGLSAEGAEVVEADGRVLLPGLVDLHTHLREPGREDSETVLTGTRAAASGGYTAVFAMANTFPVADTAGVVEQVYRLGREHGYCDVQPIGAVTVGLEGKKLAELGAMHESAAGVTVFSDDGKCVDDAVIMRRALEYVKAFGGVVAQHAQEPRLTEGAQMNEGVVSAELGLGGWPAVAEESIIARDVLLAEHVGSRVHICHLSTAGSVEIVRWAKSRGIDVTAEVTPHHLLLTDELVRSYNPVYKVNPPLRTERDVLALREALADGTIDIVATDHAPHPHEDKDCEWAAAAMGMVGLETALSVVQRTMVETGLLDWAGVADRMSLKPAAIGGAQGHGRPVSAGEPANLTLVDTAYRGEVDPAGFASRSRNTPYEGRELPGRVTHTWLRGRATLVDGKLA; this comes from the coding sequence ATGACCAAGATCCTGATCCGTGGTGCGAAGGTGCTCGGCGGCGAGCCGCAGGACGTCCTCATCGACGGCGAGACCATCGCCGAGGTCGGTACGGGGCTCTCGGCAGAGGGCGCCGAGGTCGTCGAGGCCGACGGCCGGGTGCTCCTGCCGGGCCTCGTCGATCTGCACACCCATCTGCGCGAGCCCGGCCGTGAGGACTCCGAGACGGTCCTGACCGGTACGCGCGCCGCGGCGAGCGGCGGCTACACCGCCGTGTTCGCCATGGCCAACACCTTTCCCGTGGCCGACACCGCGGGCGTCGTCGAGCAGGTCTATCGGCTCGGCCGGGAGCACGGCTACTGCGACGTCCAGCCCATCGGGGCCGTCACCGTCGGCCTGGAGGGCAAGAAGCTCGCCGAGCTGGGCGCCATGCACGAGTCCGCCGCCGGCGTCACGGTCTTCTCGGACGACGGCAAGTGCGTCGACGACGCCGTGATCATGCGCCGGGCCCTGGAGTACGTGAAGGCCTTCGGCGGCGTGGTCGCCCAGCACGCCCAGGAGCCCCGCCTCACCGAGGGCGCCCAGATGAACGAGGGCGTCGTCTCCGCGGAGCTGGGACTCGGCGGCTGGCCCGCGGTCGCCGAGGAGTCGATCATCGCCCGGGACGTGCTGCTCGCCGAGCACGTCGGCTCCCGCGTCCACATCTGCCACCTGTCGACCGCAGGCTCCGTCGAGATCGTCCGCTGGGCCAAGTCCCGCGGCATCGACGTGACCGCCGAGGTCACCCCGCACCACCTGCTCCTCACCGACGAGCTGGTCCGCTCGTACAACCCGGTCTACAAGGTCAACCCGCCGCTGCGCACCGAGCGCGACGTACTGGCCCTGCGCGAGGCGCTCGCCGACGGCACGATCGACATCGTCGCCACCGACCACGCCCCGCACCCGCACGAGGACAAGGACTGCGAGTGGGCCGCCGCCGCCATGGGCATGGTGGGCCTCGAAACCGCCCTGTCCGTCGTCCAGCGGACGATGGTGGAGACGGGGCTGCTCGACTGGGCCGGCGTCGCCGACCGCATGTCCCTCAAGCCCGCCGCGATCGGTGGGGCACAGGGCCACGGCCGTCCCGTCTCGGCAGGTGAGCCCGCCAACCTCACGCTCGTCGACACCGCATACCGTGGTGAGGTGGACCCCGCGGGCTTCGCATCGCGCAGCCGCAACACTCCCTACGAGGGTCGTGAGCTGCCGGGCCGTGTCACGCACACCTGGCTGCGGGGCAGGGCCACGCTCGTCGACGGGAAGCTCGCGTGA
- the carB gene encoding carbamoyl-phosphate synthase large subunit, which yields MPKRSDIQSVLVIGSGPIVIGQAAEFDYSGTQACRVLKAEGLRVILVNSNPATIMTDPEIADATYVEPITPEFVEKIIAKERPDTLLPTLGGQTALNTAISMHEQGVLEKYGVELIGANVEAINKGEDRDLFKGVVEAVRAKIGHGESARSVICHSMDDVLGGVDTLGGYPVVVRPSFTMGGAGSGFAHDEEELRRIAGQGLMLSPTTEVLLEESILGWKEYELELMRDKNDNVVVVCSIENFDPMGVHTGDSITVAPSMTLTDREYQRLRDIGIAIIREVGVDTGGCNIQFAVNPEDGRIIVIEMNPRVSRSSALASKATGFPIAKIAAKLAVGYTLDEIPNDITEKTPASFEPTLDYVVVKAPRFAFEKFPSADSTLTTTMKSVGEAMAIGRNFTEALQKALRSLEKKGSQFTFVGEPGDKAELLAEAVRPTDGRINSVMQAIRAGATPEEVFEATRIDPWFVDQLFLIKEIADELAAADKLEPSLLAEAKRHGFSDVQIGEIRGLREDVVREVRHALGVRPVYKTVDTCAAEFAAKTPYFYSSYDEESEVAPREKPAVIILGSGPNRIGQGIEFDYSCVHASFALSDAGYETVMVNCNPETVSTDYDTSDRLYFEPLTLEDVLEIVHAETLAGPVAGVIVQLGGQTPLGLSQALKDNGVPVVGTPPEAIHAAEDRGAFGRVLAEAGLPAPKHGTATTFAGAKAIADEIGYPVLVRPSYVLGGRGMEIVYDETRLASYIEESTEISPSRPVLVDRFLDDAIEIDVDALYDGHELYLGGVMEHIEEAGIHSGDSACALPPITLGGFDIKRLRASTEAIARGVGVRGLINIQFALAGDILYVLEANPRASRTVPFTSKATAVPLAKAAARISLGATVAELRAEGLLPAVGDGGELPLDAPISVKEAVMPWSRFRDIHGRGVDTILGPEMRSTGEVMGIDSVFGTAYAKSQAGAYGPLPTKGRAFISVANRDKRSMIFPARELVAHGFELFATSGTAEVLRRNGINATVVRKQSEGEGPNGEKTIVQLIHEGGVDLIVNTPYGTGGRLDGYDIRTAAVARSVPCLTTVQALAAAVQGIDALTHGDVGVRSLQEHAEHLTAARD from the coding sequence GTGCCTAAGCGCTCCGATATCCAGTCCGTCCTGGTCATCGGCTCCGGCCCGATCGTCATCGGCCAGGCCGCCGAGTTCGACTACTCCGGCACCCAGGCCTGCCGCGTCCTCAAGGCCGAGGGCCTGCGGGTGATCCTGGTCAACTCCAACCCCGCGACGATCATGACCGACCCGGAGATCGCCGACGCCACGTACGTCGAGCCGATCACCCCGGAGTTCGTCGAGAAGATCATCGCCAAGGAGCGGCCCGACACGCTCCTGCCGACACTCGGCGGCCAGACCGCCCTCAACACCGCGATCTCCATGCACGAGCAGGGTGTGCTGGAGAAGTACGGCGTCGAACTGATCGGCGCCAACGTCGAGGCCATCAACAAGGGCGAGGACCGCGACCTCTTCAAGGGCGTCGTCGAGGCCGTCCGCGCGAAGATCGGCCACGGCGAGTCCGCCCGCTCGGTCATCTGCCACTCCATGGACGACGTCCTGGGCGGTGTCGACACCCTCGGCGGCTACCCCGTCGTCGTGCGCCCCTCCTTCACCATGGGCGGCGCCGGCTCCGGCTTCGCCCACGACGAGGAGGAGCTGCGCCGCATCGCCGGACAGGGCCTCATGCTCTCCCCGACCACCGAGGTGCTCCTGGAGGAGTCCATCCTCGGCTGGAAGGAGTACGAGCTGGAGCTGATGCGCGACAAGAACGACAACGTCGTGGTCGTCTGCTCCATCGAGAACTTCGACCCGATGGGCGTCCACACCGGTGACTCGATCACCGTCGCGCCCTCGATGACGCTGACCGACCGCGAGTACCAGCGCCTGCGCGACATCGGCATCGCGATCATCCGCGAGGTCGGCGTCGACACCGGCGGCTGCAACATCCAGTTCGCGGTCAACCCCGAAGACGGCCGCATCATCGTCATCGAGATGAACCCGCGCGTCTCGCGCTCCTCGGCCCTGGCGTCGAAGGCCACCGGCTTCCCGATCGCCAAGATCGCCGCCAAGCTGGCCGTCGGCTACACGCTCGACGAGATCCCGAACGACATCACCGAGAAGACCCCGGCGTCCTTCGAGCCGACCCTCGACTACGTGGTCGTCAAGGCCCCGCGGTTCGCCTTCGAGAAGTTCCCGTCCGCCGACTCCACGCTGACCACGACCATGAAGTCGGTCGGCGAGGCCATGGCGATCGGCCGCAACTTCACCGAGGCGCTGCAGAAGGCCCTGCGGTCGCTGGAGAAGAAGGGCAGCCAGTTCACCTTCGTCGGCGAACCCGGCGACAAGGCCGAACTGCTGGCCGAGGCCGTGCGGCCCACCGACGGGCGCATCAACTCCGTCATGCAGGCCATCCGGGCGGGCGCCACGCCCGAGGAGGTCTTCGAGGCGACCAGGATCGACCCCTGGTTCGTGGACCAGCTGTTCCTCATCAAGGAGATCGCGGACGAGCTGGCCGCGGCCGACAAGTTGGAGCCCTCGCTGCTCGCCGAGGCCAAGCGGCACGGCTTCTCCGACGTCCAGATCGGCGAGATCCGCGGGCTGCGCGAGGACGTGGTGCGCGAGGTGCGGCACGCGCTCGGCGTGCGCCCTGTCTACAAGACGGTCGACACCTGCGCCGCCGAGTTCGCCGCGAAGACGCCGTACTTCTACTCCTCGTACGACGAGGAGAGCGAGGTCGCCCCGCGCGAGAAGCCCGCGGTGATCATCCTCGGCTCCGGTCCGAACCGCATCGGGCAGGGCATCGAGTTCGACTACTCCTGCGTCCACGCCTCCTTCGCGCTGAGCGACGCCGGCTACGAGACCGTGATGGTCAACTGCAACCCCGAGACCGTCTCCACGGACTACGACACCTCCGACCGGCTGTACTTCGAGCCGCTCACCCTGGAGGACGTACTGGAGATCGTCCACGCCGAGACGCTGGCCGGACCGGTCGCGGGTGTGATCGTCCAGCTCGGCGGCCAGACCCCGCTCGGTCTGTCGCAGGCGCTCAAGGACAACGGCGTCCCGGTCGTCGGCACCCCGCCCGAGGCCATCCACGCCGCCGAGGACCGCGGCGCCTTCGGCCGGGTGCTCGCGGAGGCCGGACTGCCCGCACCCAAGCATGGCACCGCCACCACCTTCGCCGGCGCCAAGGCCATCGCGGACGAGATCGGCTACCCCGTCCTCGTCCGGCCGTCGTACGTCCTCGGCGGACGCGGCATGGAGATCGTGTACGACGAGACGCGGCTGGCCTCGTACATCGAGGAGTCCACCGAGATCAGCCCCTCCCGGCCGGTCCTGGTCGACCGCTTCCTGGACGACGCGATCGAGATCGACGTGGACGCGCTGTACGACGGCCACGAGCTGTACCTCGGCGGCGTCATGGAGCACATCGAGGAGGCCGGCATCCACTCCGGCGACTCGGCGTGCGCCCTGCCTCCGATCACGCTCGGCGGCTTCGATATCAAGCGGCTGCGCGCCTCGACCGAGGCCATCGCCAGGGGCGTCGGCGTCCGCGGACTGATCAACATCCAGTTCGCGCTGGCCGGGGACATCCTGTACGTCCTCGAAGCCAACCCGCGTGCCTCGCGCACGGTCCCCTTCACCTCGAAGGCGACCGCGGTGCCGCTGGCCAAGGCCGCCGCCCGGATCTCACTGGGCGCGACCGTCGCCGAACTGCGCGCCGAGGGGCTGCTGCCGGCCGTCGGCGACGGCGGCGAGCTGCCGCTGGACGCGCCGATCTCCGTCAAGGAGGCCGTCATGCCGTGGTCGCGCTTCCGCGACATCCACGGCCGCGGCGTTGACACCATCCTCGGCCCGGAGATGCGCTCCACCGGCGAGGTCATGGGCATCGACTCGGTGTTCGGCACGGCGTACGCGAAGTCCCAGGCGGGCGCCTACGGTCCGCTGCCGACCAAGGGACGCGCCTTCATCTCCGTCGCCAACCGCGACAAGCGCTCGATGATCTTCCCGGCGCGTGAACTCGTCGCCCACGGCTTCGAGCTGTTCGCCACCTCCGGTACGGCCGAGGTCCTGCGGCGCAACGGCATCAACGCCACCGTCGTGCGCAAGCAGTCCGAGGGCGAGGGCCCGAACGGCGAGAAGACGATCGTCCAGCTGATCCACGAGGGCGGCGTCGACCTCATCGTCAACACGCCGTACGGCACCGGGGGCCGCCTCGACGGGTACGACATCCGGACGGCCGCCGTGGCCCGTTCCGTGCCCTGTCTGACGACCGTCCAGGCGCTCGCCGCGGCCGTCCAGGGCATCGACGCGCTCACCCACGGGGACGTGGGCGTGCGGTCCCTGCAGGAACACGCGGAGCATCTGACCGCGGCCCGCGACTAG
- a CDS encoding quinone-dependent dihydroorotate dehydrogenase: protein MYKLFFRLVFTRMDPERVHHLAFRWIRLAARIPVLRTFAAAVLAPRHEELRTEAFGLRMHGPFGLAAGFDKNAVAIDGLSMLGFDHVEIGTVTGEAQPGNPGKRLFRLVRDRGLINRMGFNNEGSAAVAERLRGRTPVFRTVVGVNIGKTKVVPEEEAAADYVKSAERLAPYADYLVVNVSSPNTPGLRNLQATESLRPLLTAVREAADRSVTARRVPLLVKIAPDLADEDVDAVADLAVELGLDGIIATNTTIARDELGLRSDAAVVAETGGLSGAPLKARSLEVLRRLYARVGDRITLVGVGGVENAEDAWQRILAGATLVQGYSAFVYEGPLWGRGIHKGLAARLRTSPYATLADAVGADVRNTRSTV, encoded by the coding sequence ATGTACAAGCTCTTCTTCCGGCTCGTGTTCACGCGCATGGACCCCGAGCGGGTCCATCACCTCGCCTTCCGCTGGATCCGGCTGGCCGCCCGGATCCCCGTCCTGCGGACCTTCGCCGCCGCCGTGCTCGCTCCCCGCCACGAGGAGCTGCGGACCGAGGCCTTCGGGCTGCGGATGCACGGCCCGTTCGGGCTCGCCGCGGGCTTCGACAAGAACGCGGTCGCGATCGACGGCCTGTCGATGCTCGGCTTCGACCACGTCGAGATCGGCACGGTGACCGGGGAGGCGCAGCCCGGCAACCCCGGGAAGCGGCTGTTCCGCCTCGTGCGGGACCGGGGGCTGATCAACCGCATGGGATTTAACAACGAGGGCTCCGCGGCCGTGGCGGAGCGCCTGAGGGGCCGTACGCCCGTCTTCAGGACCGTCGTGGGCGTCAACATCGGCAAGACCAAGGTCGTCCCCGAGGAGGAGGCCGCCGCCGACTACGTGAAGTCCGCCGAGCGGCTGGCCCCGTACGCCGACTACCTCGTCGTCAACGTCAGCTCCCCGAACACGCCCGGACTGCGCAACCTCCAGGCGACCGAGTCGCTGCGGCCCCTGCTCACCGCCGTGCGCGAGGCCGCCGACCGGAGCGTCACCGCGCGCCGCGTGCCGCTGCTCGTGAAGATCGCGCCGGACCTCGCGGACGAGGACGTGGACGCCGTCGCCGACCTCGCGGTCGAGCTGGGCCTGGACGGGATCATCGCCACGAACACCACCATCGCGCGCGATGAGCTGGGCCTGCGGTCCGACGCCGCTGTCGTCGCGGAGACCGGCGGCCTGTCCGGGGCGCCGCTCAAGGCACGCTCCCTGGAGGTGCTGCGCCGCCTCTACGCGCGCGTGGGGGACCGGATCACCCTCGTGGGCGTCGGCGGCGTCGAGAACGCCGAGGACGCCTGGCAGCGCATCCTGGCCGGCGCCACGCTGGTCCAGGGCTACAGCGCCTTCGTCTACGAAGGACCCCTGTGGGGACGCGGCATCCACAAGGGCCTCGCCGCCCGCCTCCGTACGAGCCCGTACGCCACCCTCGCCGACGCGGTCGGCGCCGACGTGAGGAACACGAGGAGCACGGTATGA
- a CDS encoding integration host factor: MALPPLTPEQRAAALEKAAAARRERAEVKNRLKHSGASLHEVIKQGQENDVIGKMKVSALLESLPGVGKVRAKQIMERLGISESRRVRGLGSNQIASLEREFGGGAA, encoded by the coding sequence GTGGCTCTTCCGCCCCTTACCCCTGAACAGCGCGCAGCCGCGCTCGAAAAGGCCGCCGCGGCTCGCCGGGAGCGGGCCGAGGTCAAGAATCGACTCAAGCACTCCGGCGCCTCGCTCCACGAGGTCATCAAGCAGGGTCAGGAGAACGACGTCATCGGAAAGATGAAGGTCTCCGCTCTCCTGGAGTCCCTGCCGGGCGTGGGCAAGGTCCGCGCCAAGCAGATCATGGAGCGTCTCGGGATCTCCGAGAGCCGCCGTGTGCGAGGTCTTGGCTCCAATCAGATCGCCTCCTTGGAGCGCGAGTTCGGCGGCGGTGCGGCCTGA
- the pyrF gene encoding orotidine-5'-phosphate decarboxylase, translated as MSLLNGEGPESFGARLRRAMDERGPLCVGIDPHASLLADWGLNDDIGGMERFSRTVVEALADRVAVLKPQSAFFERFGSRGVAVLEKSVAEARAAGALVVMDAKRGDIGSTMAAYASAFLDKGSPLFSDALTVSPYLGYGSLKPAVELARESGSGLFVLALTSNPEGAEVQHAVRPEDTALRNVGATMLAHLAEENAGQTPMGSFGAVVGATLGDLSSYDLAINGPLLAPGIGAQGATPADLPRVFGAAVRQVVPNVSRGVLRHGPDLGALRASSDRFADEVRAAVEGA; from the coding sequence ATGAGCCTGCTGAACGGTGAGGGCCCGGAGTCCTTCGGTGCCCGTCTGCGCCGCGCCATGGACGAGCGGGGCCCCCTGTGCGTGGGGATCGACCCGCACGCCTCCCTGCTCGCCGACTGGGGTCTGAACGACGACATCGGGGGCATGGAGCGCTTCAGCCGCACCGTCGTCGAGGCACTGGCCGACCGGGTCGCCGTACTGAAGCCGCAGAGCGCGTTCTTCGAGCGCTTCGGGTCGCGCGGGGTCGCCGTCCTGGAGAAGTCGGTGGCTGAGGCGCGTGCGGCCGGGGCGCTGGTCGTCATGGACGCCAAGCGCGGCGACATCGGCTCCACCATGGCGGCGTACGCCTCCGCCTTCCTGGACAAGGGCTCACCGCTGTTCTCCGACGCGCTGACGGTCTCGCCGTACCTCGGCTACGGGTCGCTGAAGCCGGCGGTCGAGCTCGCCCGGGAGAGCGGCTCGGGGCTCTTCGTGCTCGCCCTGACCTCCAACCCGGAGGGCGCCGAGGTGCAGCACGCGGTGCGCCCGGAGGACACGGCCCTGCGGAACGTGGGCGCGACCATGCTGGCGCACCTCGCCGAGGAGAACGCGGGACAGACCCCGATGGGCTCCTTCGGGGCGGTCGTCGGGGCCACGCTCGGCGATCTCTCCTCGTACGACCTCGCCATCAACGGTCCGCTCCTCGCCCCCGGCATCGGTGCCCAGGGTGCGACCCCGGCCGATCTTCCCCGGGTCTTCGGGGCCGCGGTGCGCCAGGTGGTGCCGAACGTCAGCCGGGGTGTCCTGCGGCACGGACCGGACCTCGGCGCGCTACGCGCGTCGTCGGACCGCTTCGCGGACGAGGTCAGGGCGGCGGTCGAGGGGGCGTAG
- a CDS encoding aspartate carbamoyltransferase catalytic subunit: protein MQRHLISAADLTRDDAVLILDTAEEMARVADRPIKKLPTLRGRTVVNLFFEDSTRTRISFEAAEKRLSADVINFTAKGSSVSKGESLKDTAQTLEAMGVDAVVIRHGASGAPYRLATSGWIDAAVINAGDGTHQHPTQALLDAFTMRRRLVGRDEGLGQDLSGKRITLVGDILHSRVARSNVDLLHTLGAEVTLVSPPTLVPVGVETWPCEVSYDLDRTLAKSDAVMLLRVQRERMNAAFFPTEREYSRRYGLDGDRMAKMPEHAIVMHPGPMVRGMEITAEVADSDRCTAVEQVANGVSIRMAVLYLLLGGNEPAATHTRTEEK from the coding sequence ATGCAGCGTCATCTCATCTCGGCCGCCGACCTCACCCGCGACGACGCCGTCCTGATCCTCGACACCGCCGAGGAGATGGCCCGGGTCGCCGACCGGCCGATCAAGAAGCTGCCGACCCTGCGCGGCCGCACCGTCGTCAACCTCTTCTTCGAGGACTCCACCCGGACCCGGATCTCCTTCGAGGCCGCCGAGAAGCGCCTCTCCGCGGACGTCATCAACTTCACCGCCAAGGGATCGAGCGTCTCCAAGGGCGAGTCCCTGAAGGACACCGCCCAGACCCTGGAGGCGATGGGCGTCGACGCCGTCGTCATCCGGCACGGCGCCTCCGGAGCCCCGTACCGCCTCGCGACCTCCGGCTGGATCGACGCCGCCGTCATCAACGCGGGCGACGGCACCCACCAGCACCCCACCCAGGCCCTCCTCGACGCCTTCACCATGCGGCGCCGGCTCGTCGGCCGGGACGAGGGCCTCGGCCAGGACCTCTCCGGGAAGCGCATCACGCTCGTCGGCGACATCCTGCACAGCCGGGTCGCCCGCTCGAACGTCGACCTGCTGCACACCCTCGGCGCCGAGGTCACCCTCGTCTCCCCGCCCACCCTGGTGCCGGTCGGCGTCGAGACCTGGCCCTGCGAGGTCTCGTACGACCTCGACCGGACGCTGGCCAAGTCCGACGCCGTGATGCTGCTGCGGGTGCAGCGCGAGCGGATGAACGCGGCGTTCTTCCCGACCGAGCGCGAGTACTCGCGGCGCTACGGCCTCGACGGCGACCGCATGGCGAAGATGCCCGAGCACGCCATCGTGATGCACCCCGGGCCGATGGTCCGCGGCATGGAGATCACCGCCGAGGTCGCCGACTCGGACCGCTGCACCGCCGTCGAGCAGGTCGCCAACGGGGTCTCGATCCGGATGGCCGTCCTGTACCTGCTGCTCGGTGGCAACGAACCCGCCGCCACCCACACCCGTACCGAGGAGAAGTAA
- the rpoZ gene encoding DNA-directed RNA polymerase subunit omega — MSSSITAPEGIINPPIDELLEATDSKYSLVIYAAKRARQINAYYSQLGEGLLEYVGPLVDTHVHEKPLSIALREINAGLLTSEAIEGPAQ, encoded by the coding sequence GTGTCCTCTTCCATCACCGCGCCCGAGGGCATCATCAACCCTCCGATCGACGAGCTCCTTGAGGCTACCGACTCGAAGTACAGCCTGGTGATCTACGCGGCCAAGCGTGCCCGCCAGATCAACGCGTACTACTCGCAGCTCGGCGAGGGCCTCCTCGAGTACGTCGGTCCCCTCGTGGACACCCACGTCCACGAGAAGCCGCTGTCGATCGCCCTCCGGGAGATCAACGCGGGTCTGCTGACGTCGGAAGCCATCGAGGGCCCGGCTCAGTAG
- the gmk gene encoding guanylate kinase, whose product MAATPRGTTPVSPDVGPRLTVLSGPSGVGKSTVVAHMRKEHPEVWLSVSATTRRPRPGEKHGVHYFFVSDEEMDKLIANGELLEWAEFAGNRYGTPRDAVLERLESGESVLLEIDLQGARQVRESMASALLVFLAPPSWEELVRRLTGRGTEPPEVIERRLDAAKTELAAEPEFDTTLVNTSVEDVARELLALMEVV is encoded by the coding sequence ATGGCTGCAACACCCCGGGGGACGACCCCCGTATCCCCGGACGTAGGTCCGCGGCTGACCGTGCTCTCCGGCCCTTCCGGGGTCGGCAAGAGCACGGTCGTCGCTCATATGCGCAAGGAACACCCCGAGGTCTGGCTCTCGGTGTCGGCGACGACCCGCAGGCCGCGCCCCGGGGAGAAGCACGGTGTCCACTACTTCTTCGTCAGTGACGAGGAGATGGACAAGCTCATCGCCAACGGCGAGCTTCTCGAATGGGCGGAGTTCGCGGGCAACCGCTACGGGACACCCCGCGATGCCGTGCTCGAACGGCTGGAGTCGGGCGAGTCGGTCCTCCTGGAGATCGATCTCCAGGGTGCCCGGCAGGTCCGCGAGTCCATGGCCTCCGCCCTGCTGGTGTTCCTGGCTCCCCCTTCCTGGGAGGAGCTGGTGCGTCGGCTCACCGGGCGGGGAACCGAGCCGCCCGAAGTGATCGAGCGCCGGCTGGACGCCGCCAAGACCGAGCTGGCGGCCGAGCCGGAGTTCGACACCACCCTGGTCAACACCTCCGTCGAGGACGTGGCGCGCGAGCTGCTAGCCTTGATGGAAGTTGTTTGA